One Uranotaenia lowii strain MFRU-FL unplaced genomic scaffold, ASM2978415v1 HiC_scaffold_289, whole genome shotgun sequence genomic window, GACGAAAGTTCCATCGTCGATGAGCGCGATTCATCAAGAGCTCACTCAATCTCCAGTCATATCAGCGACTTGAAGGAAGATGCTGCCGACGTTAAAGCTGTTACAGATTTCCTTAAGGAGTCAGAAAAGGCGGATCAGGAAGTTTTTGCCGATAGTGACAAACTGCAAAAAGATACTGCTCCGACTTCCAAGCAGGCTGATGAACTGTCTAGTCCCGAATCAGTCACAAGCCAGAAGACTGTGTCGGAAAAATCACTAACAGAACAGGAAACTAAAATGGACGAAAGTGTACTGGTTGCAACGGACAAAGTTTCCCGACCGGAATCAGTTGCCAGTCATGTGAGCGAAAAAGCTGATACGAAACTGGATGCCCAGACTTCTCGCCCAGAGTCGGCGGCAAGTCACTTGAGTGAAAAATCAGCGACGAAGATCGATGCCAAGTCGGAAGGAGATGCTGCTGAAGGAGCTTCCAGGCCCGAATCAGCTGCGTCGCGAAAGGATGATGTAGATGCAAAACCGGATTCAAAAACATCTCGGCCTGAATCGGTCGCTTCGCATATCAGTGATAAGGATCAAGCGAAACATGAATCGCCACCCGAGTCTGTCAAAGCACATATCGATGAAGAAATGTCCGCTGACAAGCCTGAGGGCAAATTGGATGATAAGAAAGAAGAATCAATAGAAAAATCATCATCGAGAGCAGAATCGGTAGCCAGTCATGTGTCAGATACCGTCGAAGCTGCGAAAACAGAAGAGAAAGATGCCCAATCGATCTCCAGGCCAATATCTGCTGCTAGTCATGTGAGTGATTCGACCAAAGGAATCGAGGAGAAGACACAGTCACGTCCAGAGTCAGTTGCCAGTAATGTAAGCGAAGCTAGCAAGCCGATAGATGTTAAAAAAGAGGCTGAACAGAAAGATGCCTCTAGACCCGAGTCTGTTGCAAGCCATGTGAGTGAAAAAGCACCATCCGATAAGATGGAAGCGAAGGACGTTTCTCGCCCAGAATCGCAAACTAGCCATATTGACGAAAAGTTGGCTGCAGCCGAAATTCGTCCAGAATCCGTTGCTAGTCATACGAGTGAGAAAGAAGCTAGTGAACAGAAGATATCTCAAGCAGATCAAATCGAAGAGAAGTTGACTTTTTCAAGACCAGCATCGGTGGCTAATCATAAACCTATAGTTACAGATGACCTTAAAGTCGATGAGTCTACAGTATCTCGACCACAATCTGTCGCGAGTCATGTTAGTGAAAAGGGCAGCGATTTGAAGGATGAATCTATAGAAAAACCAGACTCACGACCAGCTTCTGCAATAAGTCATACAAGTGATAAGGATCCTAAACAAGAGAGTAGCGACAAAGGCGACATATTGAAAGTGTCGACTGCCTCTTTACAGACATCACCGGCTGACAAGGAAACTTCACGCCCTCAGTCAGCTGCTAGTCACGTGAGTGACAAAACCACTGACGATAAATCGGGTCCAGCAGTCGATGACAAACAATCTACGAAAGGAGAATCTCGCCCTGAATCAGTAGCCAGCCATGTTAGTGAGAAAGCTCCATCTGAAAAATCAACTCATGATGCTGAGGATAAGTTGTCTACTAAAACTGAGTCGCGACCGGAATCTGTAGGCAGTCATGTTAGTGAGAAGGCTCCATCTGAGAAATCAGCTCAAGCTACCGAAGACAAATTGTCAACAAAAGCTGAATCGCGACCTGAATCAGTAGCCAGCCATGTTAGTGAGAAAGCTACAGAACAGCCAACATCTGGCGCTGATGACAAATCCCCGACCAAAACTCACGAGTCAAGACCAGAATCTGCTGCCAGTCACGTCGAAGAaaaagctgaatctgaaaaatcCGTGCCAGCATCTGCGAAAGCTGAATCACGACCGGAATCCGTAGCCAGTCACGTATCAGACAAAGTGACTCAAGAAACTGCAGATAAAACTTCCTCCAAAGGAGAATCGCGACCAGATTCTGTAGCCAGTCATGTGAGTGAAAAAGCTCCATCTGAGAAATCAACTCATGATGCTGAGGATAAGTTGTCTACAAAAGCTGAGTCGCGTCCGGAATCTGTAGCCAGTCATGTTAGTGAGAAAGCTCCATCTGAGAAATCAGCTCAAGCTACCGAAGAAAAATTGTCAACGAAAGCTGAATCGCGACCAGAATCTGCTGCCAGCCATGTAAGTGAAAAGGCTCCGTCTGATAAATCAGCTCAGGGTACTGAAGATAAGTTGTCGGCAAAAGCTGAATCACGACCAGAATCTGCTGCCAGCCATGTAAGTGAAAAGGCTCCGTCTGAGAAGTCAGCTCAGGGTACTGAAGATAAGTTGCCTACAAAAGTTGAGTCGCGACCAGAATCTGCTGCCAGTCATGTAAGTGAGAAAGCCTCATCTGACAAATTCACTAAAGACGATGATGATAAATTGTCCACCAAAGCTGAATCGCGCCCGGATTCAGCCGCAAGTCATGTAAGTGAGAAGGCTCCGTCTGATAAATCAGCTCAGGGCATCGAAGACAAACTGTCGACAAAAGCTGAATCGCGACCCGAGTCTGCTGCTAGCCATGTCAGTGAGAAGGCTCCATCTGAGAAATCAGCTGAAGCTACCGAAGACAAATTGTCAACAAAAGCAGAATCACGACCAGAATCTGCAGCTAGCCATGTTAGCGAGAAGGCTCCGTCTGAGAAATCCACTAAAGGTATTGAAGATAAGTTATCAGCAAAAGCTGAATCGCGACCAGAATCTGCTGCCAGCCATGTAAGTGAGAAGGCTTCATCTGATAAATCAGCTGAAGGTATCGAAGACAAATTGTCAACAAAAGCTGAATCACGGCCAGAATCAGCAGCTAGCCACATTAGTGAGAAAGTGCCATCTGAGAAATCCGCCCAAGCTTCCGAAGATAAACTGTCAACAAAAGCTGAATCGCGTCCGGAGTCGGCTGCAAGCCACGTCAGTGAGAAATCGGCTCAACCAGTCGATGATAAAGCCTCCACAAAGACAGAATCACGTCCggaatcagcagcagcagagaCTGATAGCAAATTGTTGGAGAAAACTGAGTCAAGGCCCCAATCAGTTGCGAGTCACATAAGCGAAAAGTCAACGACTGAAAAGGCTGAggaaaaaataatcgataagGAGATTTCAAGACCCGAATCAGCAACTAGTCATGTCAGTGAAAAACTTGAAGCTAAAGATACTTCAAGACCGTCATCAGTTGCTAGTCATGTTAGTGATAAAACTGCCGACGAGGGCAAGAAAACAGAAGAACAGCGACCGGAATCTGTCGCGAGTCATGTAAGCGACAAACCGGCATCTGAGACAGATGCAAAGGAAAAGGAAGCTTCGCGACCGGAATCTGCGGTTAGTCAAGCCGAGCAAAAAGATGCATCGTCTAGACCAGTTTCTGTGGCAAGTCATACTAGTGAACTAGCAAAATTAGACGATAAGGATCAATCTCGTCCGGAATCGGTCGCTGACGATAAGTCTCCGATGAAGGAGCTGAAACCCGACGATAAAGCTGGATCTAGACCGGAATCGGTTGCAAGTGGTACCAAATCTCCAGCCAAAGATGAGAAGGAAGTATCTCGTCCAGCTTCTGCAACACAGCACATCGATGATAGCGCAGCCACTACGAAAGTAGTCGAACAGTCAGCCGGAAGTGATTTCTCGCGGCCAGATTCTCCGGCCAGCTGCTCGAGCGATAAGCACATTCCGGCCAAGGAGCCAGAATCTTTCTTCGTTGAAAAGGACTTGGCCCGTCAGGATTCAAATGCCAGCTATCACGGAGAACCCATACCGGGGGAAAAATCTTTCTCTCGACCGGAATCTCCAGCTAGCTGCGCTGAAGATGAAGGGGAATCAACCAAAGATGCTAAACCTtctcaaatttcagaaaaagaaactgaaatcAACAAGAAGGTAGAAAAGGTAGAGGGTGCGATTACTGAAGAAACTTCAAAAGAAGCAATGGATGAACCGAAAGATTTTTCAAGGCCCGAATCACCGGATAGTTGTGGAGCAGATGAAGCGACAACTTTGCCAAAGCAAACAACAGAATCAACCATCCCAGAGAAGGATCTCGCTAGGAAAGATTCATCAGCAAGCTACCACGGAGAACCCATTCCGGACGAGAAGCAATTCTCACGTCCAGATTCTCCTTCCAGCTGCGGTGGTGAGGAATCCGAAACGAAATTATCGCGCCCAGAATCGGCTGCCAAGGAGCAATCACGTCCAGAATCTGCAGCTAGCCATATCAGCGAGAAAGACACTAAAACGGTTGCCAAGACAGATATCAAAACTGACGAGAAGGATTCATCCCGTCCTGTTTCGGCGGCCAGTCACGTTTCCGATAAATCCGCGGCGAGTGCTAAGGCCGAATCCAAACAATCATTCGAAGAAGTtctgtcacatcgcgaatccgGCGTCAATGGGGAACGTCCAACTTCAGCTTTGAGTGATCATAGCgatagtgatgaaaaaattgtaaagaaggAATCTCGTTCGAAGTCGATGTCGGCTGTTACTGCAACTACCACACAGAGAATCGGATTCGAGGGTAGCGCTTTGGGTATTCTAGAAGAAACCATGGCTACATCAAGAGACGATTTACATATACTGAAGACACCGCGGGATAGTGTTACCAAAATTGAAGAACTGACCGTCAAAGAGAAACACGTCGAGCAAACGTCGGAATCCAAAGTGGTCAAGGAACTGTTCGGTTCCGATCAATTCCCATCCGAAGTCAAGGAAGAGTCAAAGGGATTCCCAGTAGTGAAATCTGAGCCAGAGAGCCCTGATCAAGTTGATTCGGTTATTCCTGCGGTTGATCAACTTCTAAAGGAAACCAGCAGCTCGatgaaggaaattgaaaaaatgtcttcatCAATCATAACTAAAATTCAGAGCACCGAAAAGAAAGAGGAATCCGTCAAGGTGGAAGAGAAGAGTTCTTCTTTGGCATTCCCGCTTTTGGATAGTGGAAAGTCTAGTCCAATGTCACTGGATAAGGACAAATCTCAAACATCGAGTATCAAATCGGTGAGCCCTCACGAGAAAGATTCTTTGGAAGGTAGCTCTGTTTCTCTGAACACATTTATCGAAAAAGATAGTCTATCCGAGACTGTAACTAAGCAAGTCACCATTAAAAGCAGCGCTGTTGATGCGTCCTCTTCTGTTGTTCAAACAACAACCAGCAAGGTTGAAAGTTCTGAACTGTTGGGAGGAGCCAAAACTCCACCAACTGCTCCTATCAGTCCGAATGTTATCAAGGAAGATTTTGGATTGAGACAACAAGTAGAAAGCACCATTGCTAGCAGTACTACTACAGCGGTCACTTCTTCAAGCACATCAGTCAAGCAGCAGAAGGATGATGTATCTGGTATTTCAACACCTAAAGAATCTGTACCATCTGGCAAGAGCAGCCCCGGACTCATGTCCGTCCACACAGGTAGTACAGATAGTGCGTCCAAGTCAATCAACTTTGGACATAGTTCAGGTATTGAAACATCAGAATCATCCCCAAAACCGACATCGCCCTTCCCCAAGGTGGTCGATACGCTGAAGACTGATGAGGTTAAGACCACCTCCGGAATGAGCACTCCAGACATGACGCGCACCTCTACACCGGAAATGATTGACTCTCAAATCGAGTGTATTGCAGATGAAAAGAAAGAATCAGCCACTTCGGCAACTACAATTACTACTACAACTACCACAACAAAACGTTACATTATCAAAGatggagaaaaaattgaagttgGCACCTCTGTTCACACCGAGGTATCTGGCGATGCTAAAAAGGAGGACACAAGCACACAGGATGCTGATTCGATGTCCACATCCACCAGTCTAACGACTACCACAACTACAAAAGTGATCAAAGAACCAGCCAAGGCACCTGCAAACCTCACCCTGTCTTCAACCGAAGATCGAGATTTGACCGAGGAGTACGACGATAAGGATGGTATGTCACCGAGATCTGACATTTCTTCGGGACAAGCGTCCCGTATTGTGGCTGGTTGGCACGATGAAGACGCTCCGGGATCCCCGATGAGCGTTACTTCACAAGCTCCACTTTCACCAAGTACCAAGTATACATACGACTTTGATCTACAACATTCTAGCTCTGGTGTGAGTAAAAAATCGGACATTGAAATCGATGAAAGCCAGGATGACATACCTCCTCAGTACGGTAGTGAAGAAGTAAAGTCTGCCATTTCGCTGTCATCAGGTTACAAACCGGATCCGATGAGTACTTCCTTCTACGGTCAGCTGCCAGACATTTCCGATACAGCCGTCACCACAGCATCTTCCACAACAAAATCCGTACCTATTCCAATTTCTACGGGTAAAGCATTCACTAAAACCTACATGGAGTACGCCTCGAGCGGCGACAGCAGTGTAGATTCCAGCCATCACAGACCGTCGAGCGATCGCAAATACCTAGATGAAGCCGACCTTGATTTCGAAAAGACATTCACCAAACCGGGTCCCGTGGATCTAATGACGACTTCTATGCACTTTTCCAGCGAAAAAGAATTTATGGCAGCAACAACGGCCGCTACCTCTGCCATTACCACATTCGCCGAAAGTCAGAAGAAGGAGTTGGACTTTACCGCCAGTGGTCTGCCGTCACAAGCACAAAGCACACAGCAACAATCCTCAACAACCGCACAATCCAGCAGCAGTACTACAACCGCAACCAGTAGTAGTTCTACCACGACCACAACCACAAGTCAGGAAAAGGACCCGCTAGCATTGTGGGGTAAGCCGCTTGGACTTCCCTCGCCGGCACCGGCACCCGACGACAACATGAAGACAACGCCCAAGAAGGAACGCAAGATGCTGATGAGCAAAACGCGGCTAAACAACGAGAAGAACCTGCGCAAGCGGTCCGAATCGCCGAACAAGGCAACGGCCAAGAAGCCGGTTTACGTGGATCTGTCGTACGTACCGCACCACGGCAACTCGTACTACGCCAACGTGGAGTTCTTCAAGCGGGTACGGGCCCGCTACTACGTGTTCTCCGGCACCGAACCGAGCCGCGAAGTGTACAACGCACTTCTGGAGGCCAAGCAAACCTGGGAAGATAAAGAATTAGGTAAGTTTTGTCTTTTAGGAGTTTACCGACACTACGCATCCCAATGTAATATtccatttctttcaactttgcaGAGGTAACTATCATTCCAACTTACGATACCGACGTGCTCGGTTATTGGGTTTCGGAGAACGAGGATTTGCTGGCCAAATACCACATCGACCTGTCGCCATCGGCCGCCCGCTGCACCATCAACCTGCAGGATCACGAGACGTCCTGTTCGGCGTACCGGCTGGAGTTCTAGGCCAGCGGTATCTTTGTAGCTTTCACTAACGATATCCACGTAGCCGCCGCCGCTGCCGTAGATGCTGCGATCCAAGCCCCTACGCAATCCAAGCCTACGACCTCGAAATCCCTTAGTGCTTCTACTTCAGCTTCCAGGCTGGGTGGATCCGGTTGAATGGGACGGCGTACCAACTGTAATTAGGACCCCTTTTCCTCTCCTCTCTTATGGAGTAGTATTTAGTTTAGGGCTTTTTTTGGAGATCTCTAGGATCCCGGAGAAATTACTATAGTATATAGAGACAGACGACCCTTTCCGGTGACCGGATAAGGGCGAGTACGAATTTCCGTTGTTGTTCCTTAATCAGAAGTAAAAccagaaataaatttaacaaaaaaaatcacagcacTCAGACTAAGCCCATGTATTTCTAATAGGAGTTAGTTAGCATTATGAAACACTAGTCTTAAAAACAAATCTTAGGAGAAGACAATGAAAATGAGCTTATCGCAGAGAAACAGTACTCACACAAGAAACCCTTTCAAAAAGGcagacaaaaatcaaacgaaatcaAATGACAGCAAACGTCATCAGCAATTAACCAAGTCAAGCCAAACCGATTTCTATCCAATCAACAACTAGTCGGTCGATAATCCAAGAGCCGAAGATCTACAAGGAAGAAGACGAAACCAGGTATAACTAGGAGCTAAATAGGTACCTACTTATCATTACGAGAATTATAGTTGAGAGCATTAGCTAACAGAAAGTGATTCATTTAAAATAACCCTAACATGACAAACAAGGTAGCTAGAGTTGTGATATTCTTTAAACTAATTACCCTATAGCTACGGTGTTgcaaaaacaagaaatttatcaaataaaaccATACACAGAAATATAAAGATATTTTCGAAAGATAACTGTTCCAATTCTGATGATTCCCGATAGTGGGGTGCGATAGTGGTAAACGAGCGATGCTAAGGCTTATTTATTTCGACCAGGAAGGTCAATCTTATTGAAGAGAATCGTATATTTCGAATCCAATTGCCAACTTTTGACAAAAGAACATGGAACCGTAGCTACTGTCTCTGGAGAATCGCCGTTTACTGATTGCCCTAGCAACATGAAGATGATGACATAATTATTCGAATCTTCTACGAGACACAGGGTCGCCAGCTCTCAGCAGAGATTGGCCAGCAAAATTGAACGCAAACTTCCGTCTAAAGTATTATTCGAAACAACCAATACAAACAACCACTTATACGCACGAACGCCATCATATTTTAGAGAGCAATTTACTACCACATTTTGACAGCCTGCGAGCTAGTAGTTGGTAGAGAGCCTCAGTGAAAACAAAGAAACTACATACACAAACAAAACCGACGCCATTTTGGAAACAATTTTACAACAAACGTAATAGCATTTTTAGTCCAAACCTTGTtacgaaaacaaatttgaaaatgctTGTTAAAATAGTGCTGATAAACAGTCAAATTTGCTCCGATCTCTGCTGAATTTGAGAGACCCTAGGCCATTGATTCGGAagtagaaaaaaacattaaacaaacaaaacacaagAAACAAAGATATATTTAAGATTGTTGAATCTATTGAACCGTTGGACAGATAACTCAAAGAAGGATAAGCTAGCAAATGCCGAAAAGAGATCGtatatttttatatacattGAAATCGACGCCTACGAAAGAGAGAGAGCGGAAACCCTGAAGAGAGTTCTAGAGCAGGTAAGCCCGATTAGAACCAATCCAATTGGAAGTGAGACAGCCTTTCGTCAATGATCAATAAAATTGCAACCGAGGGAGATGAGGCGTTGGTTATTATtactgaaacaaaaaatctctTTACTCTTTGAACTTTACTattaaatatgagaaaaaaatacaaatatttaaaataaaaacaaatgttgatcTAAACATCCTTAGCTGATACAACGGTTAGAAGAATCATCATGCATTTCCACGGAATCAACAAACTTTATCACGTTTCAATTCTTTGGTACTTCTCGATTCGAAACAGGCACTGATGTAACCAATCACAAAACATCAACCTCAAATCTTaccaaacaaaaaaaggaaatacaCGTGTTTTACACATCTCTGAATCTAATGAAAGCTAGCACGTGTAAAGCAATTACAAGACagaaacaaatgaaaagaaaacatcattcgaaaGATTGTGTTAGTTTTCTACAACTGACCTTTTTTCCTTTCAACCAGCTCCGCTAGCAAGTTTGATACTGCTAAAtcgaaacctttaaaaaatcatccactgaaaagaataaataatatttactAGGTTTAATCAAGTTACTACTCAAGATCGAATATTAAACACAGTTAAATGATACTCTAattaaagcaaaacaagaaaaaaaatagtgcatGAGAGCCTAGTGATGTTTCAAAACAAGCGAATACTAAGAAAAAGAATACAAGTGTTAAGCATTAAGAAAATTCCAATatccaaaatt contains:
- the LOC129759842 gene encoding microtubule-associated protein futsch, with product MLSSFTRHRHIIHTGYTFAGNGSWVLQDGTFSVVDFMEAFQEHEVQRVLRAYPDTITMDVHCATVGNWAAIQEKSFARLCRIRLNPVDVLSSGSDKLNAFVDYLASMIVPTEISELLESSDVVGNIRFSHPTLYVFPGGQGDAALFGINGFNMLVDGGFSRKSCFWDFVRHLDRLDAVLMTRINNTNIKGISAVVERKNEAHVYPQIGHFFCNIPERKGLLSPDGDKDRDPLLVDLIEEGHQIVTNLKSLNLKAQNCYRDADPINLYHKVGHGTLDMYVISPAKDSKEVKDFIAKWHAADSRLFAPKDSKEFTFPMQNIISICALLVWTPANPEDNITRILFPGSAPEYKILEGLEKIKNVEFMRHPVCTVKSIAPSISTQTITKKSLKSSSIDKIIPEPILPSKVTKPSEKDNKIIDNKMKMIDNKLAESVKSASDTMDSSADEAKLEKHITKSTVATAKIEASKTRSFKTKSVDVKKVDNKIIESGKKSDADEKKDSASDAGSEKDDTEKKVTAEVISEKQPDQDKEKKDDDIQEIKKVESPTAKDDTKVTKKINRPATTRSRIDSKPPVKTSKPIKKKEEITKSSPTTPKKTAEPKLTNGTADKKDEEPKKSSTGPPKTTRPASSKPGKASPKSTPAKSAKDANNRKVLEARQRPIAKAPSVPKPAAEKKEAAPKVERKPISRRPKGAAPSTATGGSPIKAKKVLKSEKDAVIRKAKLDKNGTTDSSLVSTPSADEAVVAVHRRIADTAAAGAAGSIESTSDIDTMQQQQLAELKEEQEAVREIEAVFQRDLGKGKHRELLDEHREIHDSATEPEEEEEYLIIEKEEQYTEDSVNEHESSATKEEEIQKHQRDSQESEKRKRDSIEDEKEKEDAGKEDDGEAAAVVEVIEGEAEVAEKAEEEEIKETDDKEAEEADKEEVKGKFSPKHKQDLEEEVQDIIASAKEIAKSKMETSMDGLKTEEMSSISPDDKISSTKKTSDTRDEAEPEPVHKEQIGPPHESHHEERISATAESGATTTAPTLPEDERIPLDEIKEDLVIEEKHVKEETKEVEVAPPLPTVYEPLERPTPAKMQFSAQQAHMRDVVKTPDEVADLPVHEEADFEEYSEDKDKEDEKEHDTKEKPEALAQKKETEETTPEKTDKVVADKSAESDKLCDTVKNAQDEVKEEIIEKVDKDLNVEKPPKLEPQTAAAKVELDDEAILKDLESQIIAQEDVIKKQPEITKTQAKPVTPAEGHMEIDTDEDKKSVHEEEIIPTKVEPKVPMPAETSILDEIWSAPQKAEEKLDVLKQIIDDKAKETTSELVTMKDEMVKQVVEQKDEIIETMKAEIEDTVVKLGEQAEKTVIAKTDDVLAQITSKTDAINTELQDKAKQMDENIASGVEAVKEDVAKKAAKADEILSTIAIEKQELEKLAKDIKEEVSGKLDETKKQLEEEINQTVEKAQEKAKTGISSFFGGISEGIKSGIEKIADKVETKIKDKTEQVEARLQEVTDKIEELKAKEVVEEVCEKVDTSKQPSSEAGAFEPPFGFERTFTQELRETHITTVDSPVGEVDKLKCLVNIPQHIDEDKELEEIESNKIAASYVIEEVKYSAFEDANLREIKEEEEEDRTSPPQKDDKKFSSPKLEPIGVPPRARTPEDVAKIVANVAEVLKSDKGLEEIIPGFDAQELERRLSQGTATREEDVGTVQRMLVTASSEDGGEEIDICPPGTITFSKSATPEPTLSGKITPEIKVEDESEEAEESEDEKPEKPKLPEIKPEEKTSPASSGKSSPELKTSPTSIEEKDKHELPEKVVSDAKKPAEKVAEDRKESLVEQHMDLIDDSRRESAFSTFSERDYTKDESSIVDERDSSRAHSISSHISDLKEDAADVKAVTDFLKESEKADQEVFADSDKLQKDTAPTSKQADELSSPESVTSQKTVSEKSLTEQETKMDESVLVATDKVSRPESVASHVSEKADTKLDAQTSRPESAASHLSEKSATKIDAKSEGDAAEGASRPESAASRKDDVDAKPDSKTSRPESVASHISDKDQAKHESPPESVKAHIDEEMSADKPEGKLDDKKEESIEKSSSRAESVASHVSDTVEAAKTEEKDAQSISRPISAASHVSDSTKGIEEKTQSRPESVASNVSEASKPIDVKKEAEQKDASRPESVASHVSEKAPSDKMEAKDVSRPESQTSHIDEKLAAAEIRPESVASHTSEKEASEQKISQADQIEEKLTFSRPASVANHKPIVTDDLKVDESTVSRPQSVASHVSEKGSDLKDESIEKPDSRPASAISHTSDKDPKQESSDKGDILKVSTASLQTSPADKETSRPQSAASHVSDKTTDDKSGPAVDDKQSTKGESRPESVASHVSEKAPSEKSTHDAEDKLSTKTESRPESVGSHVSEKAPSEKSAQATEDKLSTKAESRPESVASHVSEKATEQPTSGADDKSPTKTHESRPESAASHVEEKAESEKSVPASAKAESRPESVASHVSDKVTQETADKTSSKGESRPDSVASHVSEKAPSEKSTHDAEDKLSTKAESRPESVASHVSEKAPSEKSAQATEEKLSTKAESRPESAASHVSEKAPSDKSAQGTEDKLSAKAESRPESAASHVSEKAPSEKSAQGTEDKLPTKVESRPESAASHVSEKASSDKFTKDDDDKLSTKAESRPDSAASHVSEKAPSDKSAQGIEDKLSTKAESRPESAASHVSEKAPSEKSAEATEDKLSTKAESRPESAASHVSEKAPSEKSTKGIEDKLSAKAESRPESAASHVSEKASSDKSAEGIEDKLSTKAESRPESAASHISEKVPSEKSAQASEDKLSTKAESRPESAASHVSEKSAQPVDDKASTKTESRPESAAAETDSKLLEKTESRPQSVASHISEKSTTEKAEEKIIDKEISRPESATSHVSEKLEAKDTSRPSSVASHVSDKTADEGKKTEEQRPESVASHVSDKPASETDAKEKEASRPESAVSQAEQKDASSRPVSVASHTSELAKLDDKDQSRPESVADDKSPMKELKPDDKAGSRPESVASGTKSPAKDEKEVSRPASATQHIDDSAATTKVVEQSAGSDFSRPDSPASCSSDKHIPAKEPESFFVEKDLARQDSNASYHGEPIPGEKSFSRPESPASCAEDEGESTKDAKPSQISEKETEINKKVEKVEGAITEETSKEAMDEPKDFSRPESPDSCGADEATTLPKQTTESTIPEKDLARKDSSASYHGEPIPDEKQFSRPDSPSSCGGEESETKLSRPESAAKEQSRPESAASHISEKDTKTVAKTDIKTDEKDSSRPVSAASHVSDKSAASAKAESKQSFEEVLSHRESGVNGERPTSALSDHSDSDEKIVKKESRSKSMSAVTATTTQRIGFEGSALGILEETMATSRDDLHILKTPRDSVTKIEELTVKEKHVEQTSESKVVKELFGSDQFPSEVKEESKGFPVVKSEPESPDQVDSVIPAVDQLLKETSSSMKEIEKMSSSIITKIQSTEKKEESVKVEEKSSSLAFPLLDSGKSSPMSLDKDKSQTSSIKSVSPHEKDSLEGSSVSLNTFIEKDSLSETVTKQVTIKSSAVDASSSVVQTTTSKVESSELLGGAKTPPTAPISPNVIKEDFGLRQQVESTIASSTTTAVTSSSTSVKQQKDDVSGISTPKESVPSGKSSPGLMSVHTGSTDSASKSINFGHSSGIETSESSPKPTSPFPKVVDTLKTDEVKTTSGMSTPDMTRTSTPEMIDSQIECIADEKKESATSATTITTTTTTTKRYIIKDGEKIEVGTSVHTEVSGDAKKEDTSTQDADSMSTSTSLTTTTTTKVIKEPAKAPANLTLSSTEDRDLTEEYDDKDGMSPRSDISSGQASRIVAGWHDEDAPGSPMSVTSQAPLSPSTKYTYDFDLQHSSSGVSKKSDIEIDESQDDIPPQYGSEEVKSAISLSSGYKPDPMSTSFYGQLPDISDTAVTTASSTTKSVPIPISTGKAFTKTYMEYASSGDSSVDSSHHRPSSDRKYLDEADLDFEKTFTKPGPVDLMTTSMHFSSEKEFMAATTAATSAITTFAESQKKELDFTASGLPSQAQSTQQQSSTTAQSSSSTTTATSSSSTTTTTTSQEKDPLALWGKPLGLPSPAPAPDDNMKTTPKKERKMLMSKTRLNNEKNLRKRSESPNKATAKKPVYVDLSYVPHHGNSYYANVEFFKRVRARYYVFSGTEPSREVYNALLEAKQTWEDKELEVTIIPTYDTDVLGYWVSENEDLLAKYHIDLSPSAARCTINLQDHETSCSAYRLEF